Proteins from a single region of Bacteriovorax sp. Seq25_V:
- a CDS encoding HAD-IIIA family hydrolase, translating to MNNSLFDTIITAYHFDEYLNAFGKYFKMFKMKDLEEAVANSKGALVINNEEFLDILNISNISSPSSFKVFGYCEHIKDHSRERIYPGEDYKDCSDYFVDTTSYVVSASECHTFSNDVEFSNYLFCPIVEKLVGPDEYRKAVFLDRDGVINIDHGYVYQPEKLDLIPGVIDFLQICEASNILKLVVTNQAGVARGLFTEADVAHFHDVICERLSKEGITIDAIEIAPYHFQNGHGDYKKHSFTRKPGIAMVYKHLYRFSVDLSQSWMIGDKPSDILNIDLLNYLLLRGDYNLSPYDSMVYDDFEGIKTYLFSLDFLHQA from the coding sequence ATGAATAACAGCCTATTTGATACAATTATTACCGCTTACCACTTTGACGAATATCTCAATGCATTTGGAAAATATTTTAAAATGTTTAAAATGAAAGATCTCGAGGAAGCTGTCGCAAACTCCAAGGGAGCACTTGTTATTAACAATGAAGAATTCTTAGATATTTTAAATATCTCTAATATATCTTCTCCATCAAGTTTTAAAGTTTTTGGATACTGTGAGCATATAAAAGATCATTCTAGAGAAAGAATCTATCCTGGTGAAGATTACAAAGATTGTAGTGATTATTTCGTCGACACAACCTCATACGTTGTTTCTGCAAGTGAGTGTCACACCTTTAGCAATGACGTCGAATTTTCAAATTATCTTTTTTGCCCGATTGTTGAGAAGCTTGTTGGCCCTGATGAGTATAGAAAGGCGGTATTTCTTGACCGAGATGGTGTCATCAATATTGACCATGGTTATGTTTATCAACCTGAGAAGCTAGATCTCATCCCTGGTGTTATTGATTTTCTACAAATATGTGAAGCCTCAAATATTTTAAAGCTAGTTGTTACTAATCAGGCAGGTGTTGCGAGAGGACTTTTTACTGAGGCCGATGTTGCTCACTTTCACGATGTTATCTGTGAAAGACTCTCTAAAGAAGGTATTACGATAGATGCAATTGAAATTGCTCCTTATCATTTTCAGAATGGACACGGAGATTATAAGAAACATTCTTTTACTCGGAAGCCAGGTATCGCAATGGTTTACAAGCATCTTTATCGCTTTTCTGTAGATCTCTCACAATCTTGGATGATTGGAGATAAGCCAAGTGACATTTTAAATATCGATCTTCTTAATTATCTTCTTCTTCGCGGAGATTATAATTTGTCTCCATATGACAGTATGGTTTACGATGATTTTGAAGGAATAAAAACATACCTTTTTTCTCTTGATTTTTTGCATCAGGCCTGA
- a CDS encoding lipoate--protein ligase — protein sequence MSQKIRVLVADTFDPWFNLATEDWIFRDMDPEYKVLFLWRNQNTVVIGRFQNPWTECNVERMNADEIKLARRQSGGGAVFHDLGNTNFTFMASKETYDKNANNQIIINALKRFGIESLASGRNDLVLKSDEGEKKFSGSAFKETKERAFHHGTLLINADLSRLGNYLNPNKKKLESKGIKSVVARVTNLSAVNSDVTHESLSQAIIEEFFKFYGSECEIEHLDYEYLKSVPALNEYYEKLKDWNWRFGETPKFTHFMEERFVWGGIELHLNSHKGLITEVQIYTDSLHPEMIEILGESLKNLRYERDDISRAIGELISQYKMYEEFLTDFRNWLCSQIN from the coding sequence ATGTCTCAAAAAATTCGTGTTCTTGTTGCTGATACCTTTGACCCCTGGTTTAATTTAGCGACAGAAGATTGGATTTTTCGTGATATGGACCCTGAATACAAAGTTCTCTTCCTCTGGAGAAATCAAAATACTGTTGTCATCGGTCGTTTTCAAAACCCATGGACAGAGTGCAATGTTGAAAGAATGAATGCGGACGAAATTAAGCTTGCCAGAAGACAAAGTGGTGGCGGGGCCGTTTTTCACGATCTTGGAAATACAAACTTTACATTTATGGCATCTAAGGAGACTTACGATAAAAATGCCAATAATCAAATAATCATCAATGCGCTAAAGCGCTTTGGAATTGAATCTCTTGCTTCTGGAAGAAATGATCTCGTTTTAAAATCAGATGAGGGAGAGAAGAAGTTTTCTGGTAGTGCCTTTAAAGAGACTAAAGAGCGTGCATTTCACCATGGAACATTATTGATTAACGCTGATCTTTCACGTCTTGGAAACTATCTTAATCCAAATAAGAAGAAGCTTGAATCGAAGGGGATTAAGTCAGTCGTGGCGAGGGTGACAAACTTAAGTGCAGTAAACTCAGATGTTACACACGAAAGTTTGAGTCAGGCAATTATTGAAGAATTTTTTAAATTCTATGGTAGTGAATGCGAAATTGAGCACCTTGATTATGAATACCTCAAGTCAGTTCCAGCACTGAATGAATACTATGAAAAATTGAAAGATTGGAATTGGCGTTTTGGTGAGACTCCGAAATTTACTCACTTTATGGAGGAGAGATTTGTCTGGGGTGGGATAGAGTTGCATCTTAATTCTCACAAAGGACTAATTACAGAGGTACAAATCTACACAGATTCACTTCATCCTGAAATGATTGAGATTCTCGGTGAAAGCTTAAAAAATCTTCGTTATGAAAGAGATGATATCTCTCGTGCCATCGGTGAGTTAATTTCTCAGTATAAGATGTATGAGGAATTTCTGACTGATTTTAGAAATTGGCTTTGTTCTCAAATTAATTAA
- a CDS encoding aspartate carbamoyltransferase catalytic subunit has protein sequence MSAFPSILEGIKDLELGHIKALLRRTNDLKSGQPPRLPLQKTLAVATSFLENSTRTKLSFAMAIMRIGGYHIDFHAESSSLKKGESLEQTLLTLKYQGVDICIIRTNESHLLDQFREYPPIKIINGGDGINQHPTQALLDLYTLQDHFGGLKNIKGKTISIVGDCIHSRVTHSLTDLLPQFGVNVLLCGPDFFIPEEMPAGVNRVTSLDEAIEQSDAIYLLRVQTERHDKSISDKLKNYQQEWGLTFDRFRKHSKVLPVFHPGPANIGIEVEQDIVNSEIWMAHKQVQNSVFVRMAIIEAMINNEDHHIGSQYKKIPGDISERIRNT, from the coding sequence ATGTCTGCTTTCCCTTCAATATTAGAAGGAATTAAAGACCTAGAACTTGGCCATATTAAGGCCTTGCTTCGTAGGACGAATGACCTTAAATCAGGTCAGCCCCCTCGTCTTCCCTTGCAAAAAACCTTAGCTGTTGCTACTTCATTCCTCGAAAATTCCACAAGAACAAAATTATCATTCGCTATGGCAATCATGAGAATTGGTGGATACCATATTGATTTCCATGCAGAGAGCTCTTCACTTAAAAAAGGTGAATCTCTTGAACAGACACTCCTCACATTGAAATATCAGGGTGTTGATATTTGTATAATTCGAACTAACGAATCACACCTCCTAGATCAATTTAGAGAATATCCTCCAATTAAAATAATTAACGGAGGAGATGGAATTAATCAACATCCTACACAAGCACTACTAGATCTCTATACGTTACAAGATCACTTCGGCGGCCTCAAGAATATTAAGGGGAAAACAATTTCAATTGTTGGAGATTGTATCCACTCGAGAGTAACTCATTCCCTAACAGACCTACTTCCACAATTTGGTGTAAATGTACTACTCTGTGGACCTGACTTTTTCATCCCAGAAGAGATGCCAGCAGGAGTAAACCGTGTCACGAGTCTCGATGAAGCAATTGAACAATCAGACGCTATCTATTTACTCCGCGTTCAAACTGAAAGACATGATAAGTCGATCTCAGACAAACTTAAAAATTACCAGCAAGAATGGGGACTAACTTTTGATCGTTTTAGAAAACACTCAAAAGTACTCCCAGTCTTTCATCCAGGGCCAGCAAATATTGGCATAGAAGTCGAACAGGACATTGTTAACTCCGAGATATGGATGGCACACAAGCAGGTACAAAACTCTGTTTTTGTGAGAATGGCGATAATTGAAGCAATGATTAATAACGAAGACCATCATATTGGTTCACAATATAAGAAAATCCCAGGAGACATTAGTGAGAGAATCAGGAATACCTAA